The region GTTTTTGCCTTTTGCTATGTACTGGCCCGTTCGCTAGTGATGGTCAGAATCAGAAAATGAAACCGGCGGGCGTAATGCACAGCCGGTTTCATTATGAATAGAAAAATAATTAAAAAATAATAATTATCAAGAAGGAATTTTTGAGTTGAATGAGTAATACTATTAATAACACAAAAATAAGGAGGGTCTTAAATGAAAATTGCCGATGTCGTTCAAAGCGCCGACTGGAAAACCGAGAAGCACGTTCCGGTAATCGAGGCTCCGGACAGTGCGAAAGCAGGGGAGAAACTGGCTATCCAGGTATCGGTGGGCAAAGAGATAGCCCATCCCAACACGACCGAGCACCATATTCGCTGGATCAAGCTCTATTTCAAGCCCGAGGGCGGCAAATTCGCGTATGACCTTGGCGGCTACGACTTCTCCGCCCACGGGGAGTCGGTGGAGGGAGCCAACAAAGGACCAGCCTACAGTGAACCCCAGGCAACCGTGGCTGTAAAGCTGAACGTATCCGGGACTCTTATCGCCGAGGCTTACTGCAATATCCACGGATTATGGGAAAGCTCCAAAGAAATAAAGATCGTGTGATGTGCAACCCGGCCGAGGCCGGGTTTGCCTTTTTGTAAGCCGTATCTATAGCCGCAATATTCTGAATGTGCATTACCAGGAGGAAATTGTACGTGCTTGAAGAATAATAACTCCTATTGTGCAGCAGAAGGAAGGTAATGGATATGGCGCTAATCGTTAAAAAATTCGGCGGTAGTTCGGTAGCGACGACAGAGAAGATAATGGCTGTGGCTCGGCGCGTCCTGGCCGATAAAAAACCTGAAGACAAAGTGGTCGTTGTAGTTTCGGCTATGGGCGACACTACCGACGACCTGATTCAGCTGGCTAAAGGGGTGACAGATAAGCCCTATGGCCGGGAAATGGACATGCTGCTGGCGACGGGAGAGCAGGTATCCATCGCCATCCTGGCAATGGCTTTCGCATCCCTGGGCCAGCCGTCAGTTTCGCTTACCGGCTGCCAGGCCGGCATTGACACGAACAACGCCTTTAACAAAGGGAAAATCAAGGCGGTTAAACCGGACCGGGTATTGGCGGAACTGGCGGCGGGCAAAATTGTCGTAGTTGCAGGTTTCCAGGGAGTGACAGCCGACGGCGACATCACGACCCTGGGGCGGGGAGGCTCGGATACCACCGCCGTGGCTCTGGCCGGCGCCATGCAGGCTGACGTCTGCGAGATTTTCACCGATGTCGACGGCGTCTACTCCGCCGACCCCAGGGTAGTAAAAACCGCCCGGCGGATGAAAGAAATCACCTACAACGAAATGCTGGAAATGGCCAGGCTGGGAGCGGTGGTCATGCAGCCGCGCTCGGTCGAGATGGGCAAGCACTACGGGGTGCCGATTCATGTCCGTTCGACCTTCAGTCGCGAGCCGGGTACTATAATCAGGGAGGTATACACAGTGGAAGAAAAAGAGTTCATCATCAGGGGAGTAACTCACGACTCCAATGTCGCCAAGGTGGCCATCCTGGGAGTGCCGGACCGTCCGGGTATCGCCTATAAGGTTTTCTCCGCCCTGGCTCAGGCCAATATCGACGTTGACATGATCGTCCAGAGTATCCGTAACGCCGACAAAAATATCAACGACATCGTTTTCACCATTGCCCAGCCGGACCTGCCGATGGCCAGGCAAATAATCGAGGAGGTGGGGAAAACGATCGGCGTTCTTGGCGTGGTTGTTGACGAGAATGTCGCCAAGGTATCGGTGGTGGGAGCCGGCATGTACGGCAGCCCCGGCATCGCCGCGGCAATGTTTGGCGCATTGTCCGACGCCGGCGTTAACATCGAAGTCATCAGCACATCGGAAATCAGCATTTCCTGCCTGATTCAGGCCGACAAGGTCAAAGAAGCGGTTGGCGCCATCCACGCCCGTTTTTTTAAGGACGAGAACAACGCCAAATAATTCGCCTGGTATAGCAAGAGCGCCGCAAGGCGCTCTCTTTTTGCCCGAATATTTATGTTATGTAAAATATAATGATGATGCTATCACTTGTTATTGCGTTATATGGCAGTAATTACATAATAGATATAGTTCTATCTGTGAAGGAATTATGTAAACGACATAGAATTATGCTAAATATAAAAGGCTTATAATCGCCACCGACGCGAGAAAGAGACAGCAGGGTGACTGCTCAGTCTGCGGAGGATAGGCGTTATAGGATAACCGGCTCACTCGGGGAGTCTGACAGTGAGGAAACGTGGATACTCACTCTGGGCTCTTCAGGGAAGCAGCGGGTTATGTAGATGGTAACACGGACAAATCACCCGCAAAAAAAACTGAGGAGGCACAAAAACGTGAAAAAGAGACTGCTTTCGGCTGCTATCATGGCTGCACTCACTATTTCGACCGCTACCGCTTTTGCCGCTCCCGTGATCACCGGCGACGCTCAGACCATGATTCAGTCCACCAAAGAACGCGGTGACTACTCTGACGCCCGTATCCGTCTGAACTTCGACTTCGACATGGGTGAAGGCATGTACGCCCACGCCCGCCTTATGGGTATCGACCAGCAAATGCAAGGCACCGGCCTGAACTATGCCGAAGCCGGCACCGGCTCAAAAGGTTCGGAAGTCAATATGGAGCAGATGTATATCGGCTCAAAGATCGGCCAAGTTGACGCAAAAATCGGTCGTCAGCCGGTTGCCGTTGGCCAGGGCATGCTCGCCGACGTCAATGGCATCCAGGGTATCTCGGTGAGCGGCAAAGCGGGCGACTTCAACCTCTACGGCTTCGGTGGCCGCTCCGTGAAAGACGATGTTCTCGCCGCCAGCATCGACACCAAGGTGCAAGCAGTCGACATGGGCGCCGGCTACCTGAAACGCGAAGACAACAAGTACTGGTCCGTTAACGCCGGCGGCAAGATCGCCGAAAACGTGGGTCTGACCGGCGTCTATATGAAGAACAACACCGCCAAGGCTGACGGCTACATGATTAAAGCCACCGTCGGCGAAGCGGCCAACAAAGGCGACTTCAGCTACGCGGTATCCTTCCGCGATATCGAGAACAACGCGGTTGACGCCGACTGGGTTACCAACGGTGCATTCGCCGATTCCAAGGGCGTTCGTCTCGAAGCCAAGTACAAGCCGACCAACAACGCTACTCTGTGGGTATACCAGGACATCACCAAGCAATCCAGCAACCCGTCCTACAAACCGAACCAGTTCCGCGCCGAACTCGACTTCAACTTCTAGAACAATTGCCAAAGCGGCCCTTAACGGGCCGCTTTTTCCTGCCCATTTTTTTCAATGTATGCGGCGGCTCTTTTCAGCCATTCTATAAATGGGTACCCAAAATACGCAAAGGGAGGTTTTGCTTAATGTCGAGGAGTCGGAAACCCGTAAATCCCCAGGCGCAGAAAGCTCTCGACCAGCTGAAGGTGGAAACCGCTGCCGAACTCGGCTTGCAGAATTACCAGAACACCTACAAGGGTGCCCTTACTTCGGCGGATAACGGCCGCGTCGGCGGCCACATGGTCCGCAAGATGATCGAGTCTCAGGAGAACAAATTGGGCGGCAGTGCGGGCAGCTTCGGACAAAGCGGCCAGCAGGGCAAGACCACGCAGACGCTGACCAGCAAGAACAACATTGGCAGCTGACGAGGATTGAAGGGCAGGCCGCAAGGCCTGCTTTCCATTTTGAAAGGGCATCACTTTTCGCGGATGTTTGCGCCGGGAGACAGGAAAATAGCGCCAGATAAAGAAATGAAACAGTATGCACATCTGTAGGAGGGATAAGATGCCAAAAAAATGGCTAACCGAAAGCGAGGCGTTCGGCTATCTCGCGGCGAGGACGGAAGGAAGGCTGGCTACGTGCGACGCCGATGGACAGCCTTACATAACGCCCCTCAACTATGTTTTCCATCGTGGCAATATCTATTTTCACTGCGCTCCTCAGGGGCATAAGCTTGACAACATTGCCGCCAATAACCGCGTCTGCTTTGAAGTGAGCCAGTCCGACAAGCTGGTGTTTAACGAGAAGGCCTGCGGTTGTTCGACCCGCTACACCTCGGTGGTCGTTTTCGGGAAAGCCCGTATCGTCAACGATACCGCGGAAAAGATTGACGCGCTCAACACGTTGACCGCGCGTTTCGCCGCCGGACGCCCGTTCGCGGCTGTGGACGCCGCGATGGTCAACGGCTGTGTCGTAGTTGCCGTAAGCGTGGAGAAGATCAGCGGCAAGAAAAACGTCGATCCGGATGCGGCGCCTTAAGAAGGCGGTAATAGGAAATTTCTTCATGGTTACACTAACTAAGAATCAGGCAAAAAGGGGTGGCGCCGATTGGCAACGGCACTTATAAAACATCTTGGCCGCCATGTGGGCGAAACGGTGACAGTCCAGGGGTGGCTTTATAATTTCCGGTCTTCGGGAAAAATCTCGTTTCTGATTGTCCGCGACGGTACCGGTCTTGTGCAAGGGGTAATGGTGAAGAAAGAGGTCGGGGACGACCTATTTGCTCTTGCCGCCACTCTGACCCAGGAGAGCTCGCTGAAAGTAACCGGCGTCGTACGGGAGGAGCCGCGGGCGGTGGGCGGTTACGAGCTTACCCTGACCGGTCTTGATATTGTCAGCATTGCCGAGGAATACCCGATAAGCCATAAGGAGCACGGGGTAGAATTTCTCGCCGAAAGGCGCCATTTGTGGCTCAGAACCCCTAAACAGGCGGCCGTTATGCGCATTCGCTCCGAAATCGAGCAAGCATTCCGCGACTTCTTCTACCAGCGCGACTTCGTGCTGGCCGATGCGCCCGTGATCACGCCGGCCGCGTGCGAGGGCACCACGACGCTGTTCGAGATCGATTATCACGGCGATAAAGCGTTCTTATCCCAGAGCGGCCAGCTTTACAACGAGGCGACCGCCGCCGCCCTCGGGCGCGTTTACTGCTTCGGGCCGACTTTCCGGGCCGAAAAGTCGAAGACGCGCCGTCACCTGATGGAGTTCTGGATGATCGAAGCGGAAATGGCCTACTTCGATATCGACGACAATATGAAACTCCAGGAGGAAATGGTATATTACGTAATCCAGAGGGTATTGGAACGTTGCCGCCAGGAACTCAAGGCTCTGGAGAGGGACGTAACCAAGCTAGAGTCCGTCAAGCTGCCTTTCCCGCGCATAAGCTATACCGAGGCGGTCGAGCTGCTTAAGAAAGCGGGCGAGGAATTCACCTGGGGCGACGATTTCGGGGCGCCGCACGAGACGATCATCGGCAGCAATTTCGAATCGCCTGTCTTTGTCCATCGCTATCCCACCGCGATCAAGGCGTTCTATATGAAACCCGACCCCAACGACCCCAAAGTGGTTCTAGGCGCTGACCTGATCGCCCCGGAAGGATACGGCGAAATGATCGGCGGCGGGCAGAGGATCGACGACCTGGGCCTTCTTGAACAGCGGCTGGACGAACACAAGCTGCCGCGGGAGGCGTTCGAATGGTACCTCGATCTTCGCCGCTACGGCGCTGTTCCCCATTCCGGCTTCGGGCTGGGAATCGAACGGACGGTTGCGTGGATATGCGGTCTTGATCATATCAGGGAGACGATACCCTTCCCGCGGATGCTGCATAAGATGTACCCCTGATGTATACTGGATTTTTCCTGCATACGGCAGGAAAAAGGGAGAACGCGCCAAACGTTAAGATAATATTGGTTATAAAATGGCTATAAACTGATTGAGGAGGAAACTGATATGCCTTATGGTATCGCAGCATCCCACATGGCCGGGAAGTCGGCCACCGACAAAATTTTCGGCGCCGCGGCTGCAGCTAACGCCGCGAAAGCCAAGATCGGCAAAGAGAACGTCGTTGACGCCACCATCGGCGTTTTGCTGGACAACAGCGAAAAACTTGTCATCCTGCCCACGGTGGAGAAAGTCTACAAGAGCCTGCCGATGGCGGAAATAGTTCCTTACGCCGGTATCGCCGGTATGCCTGATTTTCTCGAAATGGTTCAGGTCGCCGCCTTCGCCGACAACAAGCCGGAGGCTTACACCAAGGCCGTATCGACTTCGGGCGGCTCGGGCGCCATTCATCACACCATTTGGAACTACTCCGAGGTCGGCGACACCATTCTGACCCACGACTGGTACTGGGACCCCTACAGCGTTCTGTCCGACGCGCTGATGCGCAAACTCGACACCTTCTCCCTGTTCGACGAAGCCAACAAGTTCAACATCAAGTCCTTCGAGAGCAAAGTCAACGAGCTGCTCGCCAAACAGACCAATCTCGTCGTTATCCTGAATACCCCGGCGCACAACCCGGTCGGCTACAGCCTGAGCGACACCGAATGGGATCAGGTGCTCGCGGTTCTCAAAAAGGCCAAGCCCGAAAAGAAGATTACCCTTTTCGTCGATGTCGCCTACTTGGATTACGCCGGCGAAAAGAACGAGAGCCGGGCGTTCATGAAGAAATTCGGCGGCCTGCCGGAGAATATCCTCGTCATCATCGGTTACAGCATGTCCAAAGGCTATACCGTATACGGCATGCGGACAGGGGCGATGATCGGCATTTCCTCCAGCCAGGACGTTATAACCGAATTCGCCAACGTCAACCAGTACCTTAGCCGGGCCACCTGGTCGAACATCAATCGCGGCGCTCAGCACCTGCTGTCCGCCATCTACAAGGACGCCGCCACCCAGGCTGAACTGGAAAAAGAGCGGGCCTCCTTCTATAAGATGATCGCCGAACGGGCCAGCCTTTTCACCGCCGAGGCCAAAGAGGCCAAGCTCAACATGCTGCCGTACATCGCCGGCTTCTTCCTGTCCATCCCGGCCCGGAACCCTGATGCTGTCTGCACCAGGCTTCACGCCGACAACATCTTCGCCGTGCCGCTCGCCAAAGGGGTCAGGGTCGCCGTCTGCGCCCTGCCGGCCGGTAAAATTAAGGGCGTGCCGACTAAAATTGCGCAGGCCATGGCCGAAGCGGACAAATAAAAAGCCCCCGAAACCGGACTGAACTGAACCCGAAAAAACGGACATTGAGCAAAAAAGCCTCCTGTTGTAGGATAACTACGATAGGAGGTTTTGTATGTCACGGAAATGGACAGATATGCAATCGGCTGAGCGGATTATCCTGCAAATGCGACAAGATGGAAGAACCAGGCGGGAGATAGCAGATGCCTTGGGTCTTGAAAAAGTACAAATCAAGAACTGGATTAACCGGTACAATCGGAGACAGACCACCCTTCCGGCATCCCCCAAGAAGAAAGGCCGCCCCAGAAAAAGCCCGATAACTGCACACCACGCGATGGAGCTGCGGATACGGGAACTTGAAAGAGAAGTGGAACTATACCGGTCTTTTCTTCACGCTGCTGGAAGGATGTGAGAGCACAGGTTAAGTACATAGCCATAGCGCAAAATGCCGGCAAGCATCCGGTTGCGGTCATGTGTAATTTCTTTGAGGTATCAAGAAGCGGCTACTACGCGTATCTCAAACGGAAAGACCGGTCATCCGCCGAGGAGAAGTTGGCCGCCTTGATTCAAAAATGCCAGCGGCAGACTAATGGAACTTACGGTTATAGGCGTGTGGGGATATGGCTTGAGAGGCGAGGCATTAAGAAAAACCATAAGGCGGTGCTGCGCATCATGAACAAGTACGGGTTGCTGGCGCAAATCCGGCGCAGAAAAAAGTACCGGCAGATGAGCGGTCAACTGCACCGGTATCCGAATATCCTCGGCCGCGATTTCACAGCTATCAAACCTAATCAGAAATGGGTAACGGATGTTTCCTATATCCAGACGCCGCAGGGAACCTTGTATCTATCCATGATTCGCGACCTGTTTGACAACAGTATTGTCGCCTACCAGACTGGAACCGAGCAGTCGGTCAACCTGGTTCTGCGAACCGTTCGGCAAGCCAAGGCAAAAGAAGCGGTCACTGCAGAGTTGCACCTCCACAGTGACCAGGGGTTTCAATACACTTCCCAGGCATATTTCACCCTAACTCAAAATTACGGCATTACTCCGTCCATGTCAAGGCGGGGAAACTGCTATGACAACGCGCCGGCAGAAAACTTCTTCAGCATCCTTAAGACCGAGTGTATCCGGCGGCATAAGCCAAAGACGGTCGATCAGGCGCGTCAGCTTATTGATAACTACATTTTTTTCTACAACCACGAGCGTATTCAACTCAAAACAAAACTGACGCCGCTCGAAAAACGACGCCAGTTTGCGTAATCTCATCTAATCCTACGATAGGGCTTTTTATCTGTGTCCATTGGCCGGGGTTCAGTGCAGACGGACAGTCCGGTTTCCTTTTTTTCCCGCTTGAGAGAAAAGGCCGCTTTGGCAATACTATCGCCAAAGGAGGCTGATGAATCCGTGGGGCAATATCATGAAAATTGGATCGACGACACTGCTCTTGAATTTCCGCGGACCGGTTTCTGGCTCGTCCATCTTCTCGGTACGGTAATGATTTTCATTCTCGGCATGCGTTTCGCCGTTCACCGCGCGCCGCTGTCGATAATGGCCTACCGCTTTATGCGCCTGCTCCGGAAGCGGTGAATCCGGGAGGAGGAGTGAACGAAAGTTCACTCCTCCTGTTGTTGAATCCCCCGGCCCGGCGGGACAGACAGTGCCTTCCCCGGTAAGCGCTGCTGGACATATTACCGCCGTTGCCTGGCGTTTTAGGCATAAATCCTATATACTATTTTCGGGGAAAGTATTTGCGGTACCGGTTGGATACGGCCAGGGTTACCGGCGAATAATTAGCGACGTGATGTATAGAATGGGTAATAGGTTGTTGTTGCGGAAATACGGGCGGGCAACGAGTGCGCGGATAAGTACGCGGCCCAGCCTTATCTGGAGGGGGATTCATTGGTTACAGTCCAAATCAACGATACCAGCCGCGAGTACGACGCAGGCGCGACCCTGCTGGACGTCAGCCGGGATATGGCCTGCCTTTACCCCTCGCCGATCGTCGCGGCGACAGTCGACAACGATGTCAAGGATTTGAAGACCGCTATTCGGGACGGCGACAGGATAACCTTCCTTGACCTCACCAGCGAAGAGGGGATGAGGGTATATCGCCGCAGCCTCTCCTTCATCCTTGTCGTCGCTGCTCGCGACCTTTTCCCCGCCGCGGAAGTGACTGTCGAACATTCGCTCGGCAAAGGGGTCTACTGTGAGCTTCATCTCGACCGTGAATTAACCGCGGAGGATGTTGATCGCCTCCAGGAGCGCATGCGGCGGCTTGTCGCCGAAGATAGGCCGTTCGTCCGTCAGAGCATGCTGCGGGCTGACGCTATCGCCCTATTCAAGGCTTCGGGCCAAATCGGCAAGGTTAAACTGCTCAGTCAGCTGCAGCGCGAGCTTGTAAGTGTTTACTACTGCGGCGACGAGTATGACTATTTTTATGGGACAATGGTGCCGAGCACCGGTTATCTCAAGGTGTTCGAGCTCAAATACCACTCGCCGGGCTTTATTCTCCGTTATCCGGAAAAGGATGCCCCTGAAGTCTTGCCCCCTTACGTACAGCAGCCCAAGCTGTTCAAGGTGTTCCAGGAGGCCGAGCAATGGG is a window of Selenomonadales bacterium 4137-cl DNA encoding:
- a CDS encoding class II SORL domain-containing protein; the encoded protein is MKIADVVQSADWKTEKHVPVIEAPDSAKAGEKLAIQVSVGKEIAHPNTTEHHIRWIKLYFKPEGGKFAYDLGGYDFSAHGESVEGANKGPAYSEPQATVAVKLNVSGTLIAEAYCNIHGLWESSKEIKIV
- a CDS encoding aspartate kinase, translating into MALIVKKFGGSSVATTEKIMAVARRVLADKKPEDKVVVVVSAMGDTTDDLIQLAKGVTDKPYGREMDMLLATGEQVSIAILAMAFASLGQPSVSLTGCQAGIDTNNAFNKGKIKAVKPDRVLAELAAGKIVVVAGFQGVTADGDITTLGRGGSDTTAVALAGAMQADVCEIFTDVDGVYSADPRVVKTARRMKEITYNEMLEMARLGAVVMQPRSVEMGKHYGVPIHVRSTFSREPGTIIREVYTVEEKEFIIRGVTHDSNVAKVAILGVPDRPGIAYKVFSALAQANIDVDMIVQSIRNADKNINDIVFTIAQPDLPMARQIIEEVGKTIGVLGVVVDENVAKVSVVGAGMYGSPGIAAAMFGALSDAGVNIEVISTSEISISCLIQADKVKEAVGAIHARFFKDENNAK
- a CDS encoding alpha/beta-type small acid-soluble spore protein; amino-acid sequence: MSRSRKPVNPQAQKALDQLKVETAAELGLQNYQNTYKGALTSADNGRVGGHMVRKMIESQENKLGGSAGSFGQSGQQGKTTQTLTSKNNIGS
- a CDS encoding pyridoxamine 5'-phosphate oxidase family protein, whose product is MPKKWLTESEAFGYLAARTEGRLATCDADGQPYITPLNYVFHRGNIYFHCAPQGHKLDNIAANNRVCFEVSQSDKLVFNEKACGCSTRYTSVVVFGKARIVNDTAEKIDALNTLTARFAAGRPFAAVDAAMVNGCVVVAVSVEKISGKKNVDPDAAP
- the asnS gene encoding asparagine--tRNA ligase; protein product: MATALIKHLGRHVGETVTVQGWLYNFRSSGKISFLIVRDGTGLVQGVMVKKEVGDDLFALAATLTQESSLKVTGVVREEPRAVGGYELTLTGLDIVSIAEEYPISHKEHGVEFLAERRHLWLRTPKQAAVMRIRSEIEQAFRDFFYQRDFVLADAPVITPAACEGTTTLFEIDYHGDKAFLSQSGQLYNEATAAALGRVYCFGPTFRAEKSKTRRHLMEFWMIEAEMAYFDIDDNMKLQEEMVYYVIQRVLERCRQELKALERDVTKLESVKLPFPRISYTEAVELLKKAGEEFTWGDDFGAPHETIIGSNFESPVFVHRYPTAIKAFYMKPDPNDPKVVLGADLIAPEGYGEMIGGGQRIDDLGLLEQRLDEHKLPREAFEWYLDLRRYGAVPHSGFGLGIERTVAWICGLDHIRETIPFPRMLHKMYP
- a CDS encoding aminotransferase class I/II-fold pyridoxal phosphate-dependent enzyme, which gives rise to MPYGIAASHMAGKSATDKIFGAAAAANAAKAKIGKENVVDATIGVLLDNSEKLVILPTVEKVYKSLPMAEIVPYAGIAGMPDFLEMVQVAAFADNKPEAYTKAVSTSGGSGAIHHTIWNYSEVGDTILTHDWYWDPYSVLSDALMRKLDTFSLFDEANKFNIKSFESKVNELLAKQTNLVVILNTPAHNPVGYSLSDTEWDQVLAVLKKAKPEKKITLFVDVAYLDYAGEKNESRAFMKKFGGLPENILVIIGYSMSKGYTVYGMRTGAMIGISSSQDVITEFANVNQYLSRATWSNINRGAQHLLSAIYKDAATQAELEKERASFYKMIAERASLFTAEAKEAKLNMLPYIAGFFLSIPARNPDAVCTRLHADNIFAVPLAKGVRVAVCALPAGKIKGVPTKIAQAMAEADK
- a CDS encoding IS3 family transposase — protein: MRAQVKYIAIAQNAGKHPVAVMCNFFEVSRSGYYAYLKRKDRSSAEEKLAALIQKCQRQTNGTYGYRRVGIWLERRGIKKNHKAVLRIMNKYGLLAQIRRRKKYRQMSGQLHRYPNILGRDFTAIKPNQKWVTDVSYIQTPQGTLYLSMIRDLFDNSIVAYQTGTEQSVNLVLRTVRQAKAKEAVTAELHLHSDQGFQYTSQAYFTLTQNYGITPSMSRRGNCYDNAPAENFFSILKTECIRRHKPKTVDQARQLIDNYIFFYNHERIQLKTKLTPLEKRRQFA